DNA from Candidatus Dormiibacterota bacterium:
CACGGAAACAGGACTACAATCCTCGCCGCGCCAGCGCCTCGTACGAGGGGCGTCATCCCGCGGCGACTGCACCCACCGTGGAGACCGTCATGCTCACGCCACCGAAGCCAGCGCCCGCACGGCCCATCACGACGCTCCTCGCCGCCGCGGCGCTCGTCGCCGGCATCGCGACCGCGCCGGCGTCGAGGGCCGCGCTCGCGTCGACCCCCGCAGCCACGCTCGACTCCAGGACCGCCGCCGACGGCCTCAAGGAGGCGCTCGGAGTCGGCACCAGCCGGTCGGTCGACCTCCTGGGCCGCCCGGACGGCTACCTGAAGAACCTGGATGTGAAGATTCCCATGCCCGAGAAGCTGCACGTGATCGACAAGGGGCTGCGGACCATCGGCAGGGGAAATCTCGTCGACGAGTTCGTGACCAGCATGAACCGCGCCGCCGAGGCGGCCGCCCCGCTCGCCCGCAGCGTCTTCCTCGATACGATCAAGCAGATGAGCTTCCAGGACGCCGTGACGATCGTGCGCGGCAAGGACCACGAGGCGACCGACTACCTGCGCACGAACGCCGGCCCCAGACTCGACACCCTGTTCCGCCCGATCGTCGGTCAGCAGCTCGACAAGGTCGGCGCCACCCGCTCGTTCGACGCCATGATGGGGCGCGCCTCCACGCTCCCCTTCGTAGGAAAGAGCGCCTTCGACCTGAACGCCTACGTGACCGGCAAGGCGCTCGACGGCCTGTTCCTCATGATCGGGCGCGAGGAGGAGAAGATCCGCAAGGACCCCGTTGCGCGCACGACCGACCTCCTCAAGAGGGTGTTCGGCGTCTCCGGCGAATCCGGCAGGAAGAAGACCCCCTGGTGGAAGAAGGCGGTCTCCGGCGGCACGCAGGGCACCTGATCCGGGGACTCTCCAGCCGCGTCTTCCAGCCCGCACATGGGCCCCCGGCGGCGGTTGCTCCCTCCCGTCGTTCGGCGTATAGTCGGGACACCGAGTCGCCCCGCGCTCTGAACACCGCGCCCCCGAAGGGAGACGGCGCATGAACGAACCGGCAGTCGGCGAGCCACCACCGCCATCGGCGGACGGCCGGCCGCCGAAGCTCCTCGAGCGGGTCCGTCACGAACTCCGCCGCCGGCACTTCAGCCCGCGAACCGAGGAAGCGTACGCCGGGTGGGTCCGCCGCTACATTCTCCACCACGGGAAGCGTCACCCCGCCGACATGGGAGAGCGCGAAGTCAGCGAGTTCCTCACGAGCCTCGCAACCGTGCGCCGCGTCGGCCCCTCGACCCAGAACCAGGCGCTCGCGGCCCTGCTGTTCCTCTACCACGAAGTGCTGAGCATCAGACTCCCGTGGCTCGAAAAGGTCGTCCGGGCGAAGCGCCCGCCGAAGCTTCCCGTCGTCCTGACACGCGCCGAAGTGAGCGCCATCATGGAGGCCCTCTCGGGCACACCCCGCATCATGGCCTCCCTCATGTACGGGGCCGGCCTCAGGCTCATGGAATGCTGCCGCCTGCGCGTGAAGGATCTCGAACTCGCGCGCGGCGAAGTCATCGTGCGCGACGGCAAGGGATGGAAGGACCGCGTCACTGTGCTCCCGGC
Protein-coding regions in this window:
- a CDS encoding DUF4197 domain-containing protein, which gives rise to MLTPPKPAPARPITTLLAAAALVAGIATAPASRAALASTPAATLDSRTAADGLKEALGVGTSRSVDLLGRPDGYLKNLDVKIPMPEKLHVIDKGLRTIGRGNLVDEFVTSMNRAAEAAAPLARSVFLDTIKQMSFQDAVTIVRGKDHEATDYLRTNAGPRLDTLFRPIVGQQLDKVGATRSFDAMMGRASTLPFVGKSAFDLNAYVTGKALDGLFLMIGREEEKIRKDPVARTTDLLKRVFGVSGESGRKKTPWWKKAVSGGTQGT
- a CDS encoding integron integrase codes for the protein MNEPAVGEPPPPSADGRPPKLLERVRHELRRRHFSPRTEEAYAGWVRRYILHHGKRHPADMGEREVSEFLTSLATVRRVGPSTQNQALAALLFLYHEVLSIRLPWLEKVVRAKRPPKLPVVLTRAEVSAIMEALSGTPRIMASLMYGAGLRLMECCRLRVKDLELARGEVIVRDGKGWKDRVTVLPATLREPLAVHLRTAQHLHQEDLRRGWGHVELPGALGIKYPNASREWAWQWVFPATRRYHDAPTGQWRRHHLHESVLQRLVKEAVRKTGIAKPATCHSLRHSFATHLLEEGYDIRTIQELLGHSDVATTMIYTHVLNRGGRGVRSPLDNVFHEKGRA